A region from the Hydra vulgaris chromosome 08, alternate assembly HydraT2T_AEP genome encodes:
- the LOC136083072 gene encoding uncharacterized protein LOC136083072 produces the protein MNRAKKLSGAEFKKKRRDRLEKDICNEVDNDSTAEVAATSLITDLNSYHPLELIKEEIFIGQSQDEFGPNDSEAQEDRNSQLSKPIEMSNSEFPPEILEISATSGENFQHSDPATWPKMTDKTRCFLIQHGPEQERREFFPNKLCDFDNRMRHFSSKWYEKIHPNEISKGFCDWKTLNPRIPEHENSNEHQICYSDWKNLEKNLKEGKTLDSDLQRVINGVMKKWRDILKVIVDAILFCAKNNLALWGSTEVIGEQNSGIFLNLIELISHYYPLLAEHVASVKAKKTTTSYFSPRIQNKLIELLGQKVKNEILSNVREAKYFSVLFDCTPDASHKEQMTQIISSTLRWEKLMKLLTISLKGNSDTRWSAKKEAIIPLHRQIKEVLQVLESIIHTPKTNAVSVCSAKELIIQIDFSFLCLLDFWCQILSLIDRENKLLQSKNISIDIAAKKMKGLKASIQNLRDVGVDNIIKAAAETAIQIGIEGDFPMKRKRKVKQMALYEAEDDFCRLSPETDFGSQCNLVFDSILTQIEWRFEAMSAVSSDFDFLSGHSLSKSSVDELKTKAKNLSKIYKANLDSSDFQSEMASFKYQAAAMMENFEKSSPMDILQLIHKYSLTDAYPNTAIAIRIFLTLPVTVATCERSFSKLKIIKNYLRPTMGQERLSCLTVVSIEHEVANALDFDDVISDFASKKARKVTLN, from the exons atgaatcgtgcaaaaaaattatctggtgctgaatttaagaagaaaagaagAGACCGTCTTGAAA aGGATATTTGCAATGAAGTTGATAATGATTCAACAGCTGAAGTTGCTGCTACATCTTTAATTACTGACTTAAATTCATATCATCCATTGGAATTAATTAAAGAGGAGATTTTCATTGGCCAAAGTCAAGACGAATTTGGACCAAATGATTCAGAAGCACAAGAAGATAGAAATTCTCAGCTTTCCAAACCAATTGAAATGAGCAACAGTGAATTTCCTCCTGAAATCTTAGAAATTTCAGCAACCTCAGGAGAAAACTTTCAACACAGTGATCCAGCTACATGGCCTAAAATGACAGATAAAACAAGGTGCTTTTTGATTCAGCATGGGCCGGAGCAAGAAAGAAGAGAATTTTTCCCAAACAAACTTTGTGACTTTGACAACAGAATGCGACACTTCAGCTCAAAATGGTATGAAAAAATTCATCCCaatg aaatttcaaAAGGATTTTGTGACTGGAAAACACTAAACCCAAGAATTCCAGAACACGAAAACAGCAATGAACACCAAATATGCTATTCTGATTggaaaaatctggaaaaaaatcTCAAGGAAGGAAAGACCTTGGATTCTGATCTGCAGAGAGTTATCAACGGAGTGATGAAAAAGTGGAGAGATATCTTGAAAGTGATTGTTGATGCAATTTTGTTCTGTGCCAAGAACAATCTTGCCCTTTGGGGTTCAACAGAAGTAATTGGAGAGCAAAACAGTGGTATCTTTCTGAACTTAATTGAGCTGATAAGCCATTATTATCCTTTATTGGCTGAACACGTTGCATCCGTTAAGGCAAAGAAAACCACAACATCCTACTTTTCTCCTCGAATTCAAAATAAGCTGATTGAATTACTTGGGCAGAAAGTCAAGAATGAAATTTTGTCAAATGTCAGAGAAGCTAAATACTTCTCTGTTTTGTTTGACTGCACTCCAGATGCCTCCCACAAAGAGCAGATGACCCAAATAATCAG TTCTACCTTAAGATGGGAAAAACTGATGAAATTATTGACCATCTCACTAAAGGGAAATAGTGATACAAGATGGTCTGCCAAAAAAGAAGCAATCATCCCACTACACAGACAAATAAAAGAAGTTCTTCAAGTTTTGGAATCCATAATTCACACTCCCAAGACAAATGCTGTCTCAGTTTGCAGTGCAAAAGAGCTCATCATTCAAATTGATTTCAGTTTTCTGTGTTTGTTGGATTTTTGGTGTCAAATTCTTTCTTTAATTGACCGGGAAAACAAACTGCTTCAGtctaaaaacatttcaattgacattgcagcaaaaaaaatgaaaggacTGAAGGCTTCCATTCAGAATCTGAGAGATGTTGGGGTGGACAACATTATCAAAGCTGCTGCAGAAACAGCTATCCAAATTGGAATTGAAGGAGACTTTCCTATGAAGAGAAAGCGCAAAGTGAAGCAGATGGCACTTTATGAAGCTGAAGATGACTTTTGCCGTTTGTCACCAGAAACAGATTTCGGATCCCAGTGCAACCTTGTGTTTGACAGCATTCTCACACAAATTGAGTGGCGGTTTGAAGCTATGTCTGCAGTATCCTCAGATTTTGACTTCCTCAGTGGACATTCTCTCTCCAAAAGTTCAGTGGATGAACTTAAGACTAAAGCCaaaaatttgtctaaaatttaCAAGGCAAATTTAGATTCTTCAGATTTCCAGTCAGAAATGGCAAGCTTTAAATATCAAGCTGCTGCCATGAtggaaaactttgaaaaatctaGCCCGATGGACATTTTGCAGCTCATTCATAAATACTCATTGACTGATGCTTATCCTAACACGGCAATTGCTATTCGCATCTTCCTCACCTTACCAGTTACAGTTGCCACGTGTGAAAGAAGTTTCAGTAAACTTAAGatcataaaaaactatttgagaCCAACTATGGGCCAAGAACGTTTGtcttgtctgacagtagtttcaATTGAACATGAAGTGGCCAACGCACTTGATTTTGATGATGTCATTAGTGACTTTGCCTCCAAGAAAGCCAGAAAAGTGACCTTGAACTGA